A portion of the Carassius carassius chromosome 42, fCarCar2.1, whole genome shotgun sequence genome contains these proteins:
- the LOC132124091 gene encoding frizzled-8-like produces MECYLLGIYLFLALALLPRSSGTTAKDITCQEIAVPLCKDIGYNYTYMPNQFNHDTQDEAGLEVHQFWPLVEIQCSPDLKFFLCSMYTPICLEDYKKPLPPCRSVCERAKAGCAPLMRQYGFPWPDRMRCDMLPVQGTPDTLCMDYNRTDSTTVSPVLSKPTNLPSKAFNPHTKKSWRPKASKPCEPGCQCRAPMVAVNSDRHPLYNRVKTGQIPNCAMPCHNPYFTQDERTFMAFWIGLWSVLCFISTFATVATFLIDMERFKYPERPIVFLSACYMFVSVGYIVRLIAGHEKVACNREYDVEHIHYETTGPALCTVVFLLIYFFGMASSIWWVILSLTWFLAAGMKWGNEAIAGYSQYFHLAAWLIPSMKSIAVLALSSVDGDPVAGICYVGNQDLDNLRGFVLAPLVIYLFIGTMFLLAGFVSLFRIRSVIKQGGTKTDKLEKLMIRIGIFTVLYTVPATIIVACYFYEQHNRQSWEITHNCSCLLEQEIKRPDYAVFMLKYFMCLLVGITSGVWTWSGKTLESWRSLCTRCCWGSKGSGGCMYSDVSTGLTWRSGTASSVSCPKQMPLSQV; encoded by the coding sequence ATGGAGTGCTACCTGTTGGGGATTTACTTGTTCCTCGCGCTCGCCCTGCTGCCCCGCTCGAGCGGCACTACGGCCAAGGACATCACCTGTCAGGAGATAGCCGTTCCTCTGTGCAAGGACATCGGCTACAACTACACCTACATGCCCAACCAGTTCAACCACGACACGCAAGATGAAGCCGGCTTGGAGGTGCACCAGTTCTGGCCTCTGGTGGAGATCCAGTGCTCTCCGGATCTCAAGTTCTTCTTGTGCAGCATGTACACCCCCATATGCCTGGAGGACTATAAGAAGCCCCTGCCGCCGTGCCGGAGCGTGTGCGAGAGAGCCAAGGCGGGCTGCGCCCCGCTCATGCGGCAGTACGGCTTCCCTTGGCCGGATCGAATGAGGTGCGATATGCTGCCCGTGCAGGGAACACCAGACACGCTGTGCATGGACTACAACCGAACCGACTCCACCACAGTCTCGCCGGTGCTGTCCAAACCCACCAACCTCCCCAGCAAAGCCTTTAATCCACACACAAAGAAAAGCTGGCGACCCAAAGCGAGTAAACCCTGCGAGCCGGGCTGCCAGTGTCGCGCGCCGATGGTGGCGGTGAACAGCGACCGACACCCGCTGTATAACCGCGTCAAGACGGGTCAGATCCCGAACTGCGCCATGCCGTGTCACAACCCGTATTTCACCCAGGACGAGCGGACTTTCATGGCCTTCTGGATCGGACTCTGGTCGGTGTTATGCTTCATATCCACTTTCGCCACCGTCGCTACATTTCTAATCGACATGGAGCGCTTTAAATACCCCGAGCGCCCGATTGTTTTTCTCTCAGCGTGTTATATGTTTGTGTCGGTCGGGTATATCGTGCGATTAATTGCCGGACACGAAAAAGTGGCGTGCAACCGGGAGTATGACGTGGAGCACATTCACTACGAGACCACCGGTCCCGCGTTGTGCACCGTTGTGTTTTTGCTTATCTATTTCTTCGGGATGGCCAGCTCGATATGGTGGGTCATCCTCTCGCTCACCTGGTTCCTCGCGGCGGGCATGAAGTGGGGCAACGAGGCCATCGCGGGCTACTCTCAGTACTTCCACCTGGCCGCCTGGCTCATCCCGTCCATGAAGTCAATCGCCGTGCTCGCGCTGAGCTCGGTGGACGGCGACCCGGTCGCCGGGATCTGCTACGTGGGCAACCAGGACTTGGACAACCTGCGGGGCTTCGTGCTGGCGCCGCTAGTGATCTACCTGTTCATCGGCACCATGTTTCTTTTGGCCGGATTCGTCTCGCTGTTTAGGATCAGAAGTGTCATTAAGCAGGGTGGCACTAAAACGGACAAATTAGAGAAGCTGATGATCCGAATCGGGATCTTCACGGTGCTCTACACGGTTCCCGCCACCATCATCGTGGCGTGCTACTTCTACGAGCAGCATAACAGACAGAGCTGGGAGATCACTCATAACTGTTCGTGTTTGTTGGAGCAGGAGATCAAGAGGCCGGACTATGCCGTCTTCATGCTCAAATACTTCATGTGCCTTCTGGTGGGCATCACATCTGGAGTTTGGACCTGGTCTGGTAAGACCCTGGAGTCCTGGAGGAGTTTGTGCACGCGCTGCTGCTGGGGCAGCAAGGGCTCCGGTGGCTGCATGTACAGTGACGTGAGCACGGGATTAACGTGGAGGTCCGGGACCGCCAGCTCGGTGTCCTGCCCCAAGCAGATGCCTTTGTCCCAGGTGTGA
- the LOC132124509 gene encoding gap junction delta-4 protein-like: MAKQTASEIIFITLNHNVTLIGKAWLILVIFLRILILLFAGYPLFQDEQERFVCNTIQPGCANVCYDMFARLSLFRFWLVQLITLCLPYVMFVTYVIHKVTADSGISESIKADSIYKIHQEPFRKSSLCKTVVKAEKGRVQYFTGAYILHLLLRILVEAGFGAAHYYLFGFQIPKRFMCQQSPCTTIVDCYISRPTEKTIMLNFMLGAATLSLLLNVCDLICGVMRSVKQKSKGKMLVEKMYAEEQYYLSGNGNQGVDASIQPTQDVMGPGGYSKRGTRKSSGYEAASIFLDDDPPPTSPLGGMPGSNDNDDSNSYQPNQEEGMVREGSEVALYPREPLGTPRSIKVSKRSRLKPPPPPRRDKLATQVAIDVSGATAVCTRRLGQYTLVEMTTGADIPTCNGDGQEKRSEWV, translated from the exons ATGGCTAAACAGACTGCATCTGAAATTATCTTCATAACACTGAACCACAACGTCACCCTTATAG GGAAAGCATGGCTCATCCTGGTGATATTCCTAAGGATCCTGATCTTGCTGTTTGCTGGTTATCCGCTCTTCCAGGATGAGCAAGAAAGATTTGTGTGTAACACCATTCAGCCTGGTTGTGCCAATGTGTGCTACGACATGTTTGCCCGTCTCTCCCTTTTCCGATTCTGGCTGGTGCAGCTCATCACCCTGTGCCTTCCCTATGTGATGTTTGTCACCTATGTGATCCACAAAGTGACTGCTGATAGCGGAATTTCTGAGTCCATAAAAGCGGACTCTATCTATAAGATCCATCAAGAACCATTCAGAAAATCATCTCTTTGTAAGACCGTTGTTAAAGCTGAGAAGGGCCGGGTGCAGTACTTCACAGGAGCCTACATCTTGCATCTGTTGCTTCGCATACTTGTAGAAGCTGGATTTGGAGCTGCACATTATTACTTGTTTGGCTTTCAAATCCCCAAACGCTTCATGTGTCAGCAGTCACCTTGCACAACAATAGTGGACTGCTACATCTCTAGACCCACTGAGAAAACCATCATGTTGAACTTCATGTTGGGGGCAGCCACTCTGTCCTTGTTGCTAAATGTGTGCGACCTAATCTGTGGCGTCATGCGCTCCGTGAAGCAAAAAAGCAAAGGAAAGATGCTAGTAGAGAAGATGTACGCAGAGGAGCAGTACTACTTGTCAGGGAATGGAAATCAAGGAGTGGACGCCAGCATCCAGCCGACTCAAGATGTGATGGGACCAGGAGGTTACAGCAAAAGAGGGACCAGAAAATCAAGTGGCTATGAAGCTGCTTCCATTTTTTTGGATGATGACCCTCCACCAACCTCACCTCTTGGAGGAATGCCTGGTTCCAACGACAATGATGATAGCAACAGCTACCAACCCAACCAAGAAGAGGGGATGGTAAGAGAGGGCAGTGAAGTGGCACTGTACCCCAGAGAGCCTTTGGGGACTCCTAGATCCATTAAAGTTAGCAAACGCAGTCGTCTCAAACCTCCACCGCCTCCACGAAGAGACAAACTAGCTACTCAAGTTGCAATTGATGTCTCGGGAGCAACAGCTGTGTGCACCAGAAGATTAGGGCAATATACTCTGGTAGAAATGACCACCGGTGCGGACATCCCAACTTGCAATGGAGATGGACAAGAGAAGAGGTCGGAATGGGTTTGA